Genomic segment of Streptosporangium sp. NBC_01755:
AAACTGGGGCCGTGATCGAGGACATCTGGGTGGACCCCGCCGTCAGCGCGCTCAGGCCGGACTTCGCGGTGCTGGTGATGGGAGTGTACGGGCTGCGCAACGGGCCGACGGACGACAGGTCGCGGGCCTGGCTGGCAGAGGCGGCCGAGAAGGCGGTGGCGGTCGACGACGCGAGGGTCGAGGCGTGGCGGGAGGCCTACCGGGCATTCGGCGCCAAGCCGCAGCGGACCCGGCCCTCGGTGGACGCCCTGGTCAGACGGATGCCGCCGCCGGAGATCAACCTGGTGGTCGACGCCTACAACGCGATCAGCATCAGGCACGGCCTGCCGATCGGCGGAGAGGACCTGACCCGCTACGAGGGGACGGCCCGTCTGGTGCGCGCGGCCGGCGACGAGCCGTTCGAGGTCGTCGAGAGAGGCGAGCCCGCGATCGACCACCCGGAGATCGGCGAGGTCGTCTGGCGCGACGACCGGGGCGTCACCTGCCGCCGGTGGAACTGGCGGCAGTGCGTCCGCACCCGGATCACCGAGGAGACGACGGATGCGCTGTTCCTGCTGGAGCGGCTCGCGCCCCTGTCCACCGAGGAGTTGCGCGCCGCCGGAGACGAGCTGGCCGGCCTGCTCGAAGATATTACCCCGAGGATACAGCTAGAATTCCGACTGGTCGGATTGAACTGACGAAGCCCGCCGGATCCGGCCGACCAGGGACTCAGCGACCGAAACGGATACCCAGGGGTGACCGTTTTAAACAACTCTGAGAGGATCGACAAGGAAGCTGCGGCCAGAGTGGCGCAGGTCCGGGCTAAGGCGAGTAGCCTTGGACAGGTTCTTTATCATCAACGCCGATCTGCGGAAGAGGGCGATTTCCGCCGTGTCGTCTGAGTCGTCGCGGACAAACCCGCTGGCAGCCTTCGGTCAGAACGAATGGCTTGTCGACGAGCTGTACCAGAAATACCTCCAGGACCCCGAGTCGGTCGACCGGGCCTGGTGGAACTTCTTCGCGGACTACAACCCTGATTCGGGGGCCGGTAAGGCCGCTCCCCCAGGTGCGGCGACCGCCGCGTCCACTCCTCCGACACCGACCGCCCCTTCGGCCTCGGCTGTCCCAGCCCCGGCCTCCGCCGCTCCGGCCACCCCGGCCCCCGTGGCGACGACCCCAGCGCCGGCGGCCAAGGCCGCTCCGGCGGACCGATCCAAGCAGGAGACGCAGTTGCCCGCCGGTGCCGAGGAAGTTCGACTACGCGGCGCGGCCGCGAGGACTGCCGCCAACATGGAGGCCAGCCTTGTGGTCCCGACGGCGACCAGCGTGCGCGCGGTCCCGGCGAAACTGCT
This window contains:
- a CDS encoding B3/B4 domain-containing protein, whose translation is MIEDIWVDPAVSALRPDFAVLVMGVYGLRNGPTDDRSRAWLAEAAEKAVAVDDARVEAWREAYRAFGAKPQRTRPSVDALVRRMPPPEINLVVDAYNAISIRHGLPIGGEDLTRYEGTARLVRAAGDEPFEVVERGEPAIDHPEIGEVVWRDDRGVTCRRWNWRQCVRTRITEETTDALFLLERLAPLSTEELRAAGDELAGLLEDITPRIQLEFRLVGLN